In the Danio rerio strain Tuebingen ecotype United States chromosome 8, GRCz12tu, whole genome shotgun sequence genome, one interval contains:
- the LOC141375814 gene encoding E3 ubiquitin-protein ligase RBBP6-like isoform X2 produces the protein MSCVHYRFQSRLTYDSLQFEGLNISAGELKRQIMRSKRLKFCQLKISNAQTDEEYTDDALIPKNTSVIIRRIPAAGLKSSNRRFVGHQAGRWREPSPRADPSLLSLEQLLKTENLAEAKASEEDKLKAVMYQSSLCYYSSRAAAPRRTSASGRAQGFPAASCWRWTTQTERES, from the exons atgtcttgtgttcactacaggttccagagtcgactcacctacgactcgctccagtttgaaggcctcaacatcagcgcgggggagctgaagcggcagatcatgaggagcaagaggctgaagttctgccagctgaagatcagcaacgcccagactgatgaag aatacacagatgatgctctcatccctaaaaacacgtcggtcatcatcagacggatccctgcggcgggactgaagtcctcaaacagaagatttgttgg acatcaagctggacgctggcgtgaaccttcacctagagctgatccttcactcctctcactggagcagttgttgaag actgagaatctggctgaggcaaaggcgtcagaggaggacaagctgaaagcggtgatgtaccagtccagcctgtgctactactccagcag ggcagccgctccgcgccgcacaagcgcatccggaagagcacagggattccccgcagcttcctgttggaggtggacgacccagaccgaaagggagtcatga
- the LOC141375814 gene encoding E3 ubiquitin-protein ligase RBBP6-like isoform X1: protein MSCVHYRFQSRLTYDSLQFEGLNISAGELKRQIMRSKRLKFCQLKISNAQTDEEYTDDALIPKNTSVIIRRIPAAGLKSSNRRFVGHQAGRWREPSPRADPSLLSLEQLLKTENLAEAKASEEDKLKAVMYQSSLCYYSSSEAMRLLGIPGHHIRHCPTNVGSRSAPHKRIRKSTGIPRSFLLEVDDPDRKGVMIDGSGRYVIPIIDAEAYAAEKRKRPSFSCQTEPLPSSSSAGAASSVRDAGGKRSRSPSSPETRGDQKRPRR from the exons atgtcttgtgttcactacaggttccagagtcgactcacctacgactcgctccagtttgaaggcctcaacatcagcgcgggggagctgaagcggcagatcatgaggagcaagaggctgaagttctgccagctgaagatcagcaacgcccagactgatgaag aatacacagatgatgctctcatccctaaaaacacgtcggtcatcatcagacggatccctgcggcgggactgaagtcctcaaacagaagatttgttgg acatcaagctggacgctggcgtgaaccttcacctagagctgatccttcactcctctcactggagcagttgttgaag actgagaatctggctgaggcaaaggcgtcagaggaggacaagctgaaagcggtgatgtaccagtccagcctgtgctactactccagcag tgaggccatgaggctgcttgggatcccgggacaccacattaggcactgccccactaatgtg ggcagccgctccgcgccgcacaagcgcatccggaagagcacagggattccccgcagcttcctgttggaggtggacgacccagaccgaaagggagtcatgatagacggcagcggccgatacgtcattcccatcatagacgc tgaggcctatgctgctgagaagagaaagaggccgtccttctcctgccagaccgagcctttgccctcctcgtcctcagcaggtgcggcatcttcggtccgggacgccggagggaaacggtcccgctccccatcttcaccagagacgcgcggcgaccagaagagaccacgtcgctga
- the LOC141375541 gene encoding E3 ubiquitin-protein ligase RBBP6-like isoform X1, which produces MSCVHYRFQSRLTYDSLQFEGLNISAGELKRQIMRSKRLKFCQLKISNAQTDEEYTDDALIPKNTSVIIRRIPAAGLKSSNRRFVGHQAGRWREPSPRADPSLLSLEQLLKTENLAEAKASEEDKLKAVMYQSSLCYYSSSEAMRLLGIPGHHIRHCPTNVGSRSAPHKRIRKSTGIPRSFLLEVDDPDRKGVMIDGSGRYVIPIIDAEAYAAEKRKRPSFSCQTEPLPSSSSAGAASSVRDAGGKRSRSPSSPETRGDQKRPRR; this is translated from the exons atgtcttgtgttcactacaggttccagagtcgactcacctacgactcgctccagtttgaaggcctcaacatcagcgcgggggagctgaagcggcagatcatgaggagcaagaggctgaagttctgccagctgaagatcagcaacgcccagactgatgaag aatacacagatgatgctctcatccctaaaaacacgtcggtcatcatcagacggatccctgcggcgggactgaagtcctcaaacagaagatttgttgg acatcaagctggacgctggcgtgaaccttcacctagagctgatccttcactcctctcactggagcagttgttgaag actgagaatctggctgaggcaaaggcgtcagaggaggacaagctgaaagcggtgatgtaccagtccagcctgtgctactactccagcag tgaggccatgaggctgcttgggatcccgggacaccacattaggcactgccccactaatgtg ggcagccgctccgcgccccacaagcgcatccggaagagcacagggattccccgcagcttcctgttggaggtggacgacccagaccgaaagggagtcatgatagacggcagcggccgatacgtcattcccatcatagacgc tgaggcctatgctgctgagaagagaaagaggccgtccttctcctgccagaccgagcctttgccctcctcgtcctcagcaggtgcggcatcttcggtccgggacgccggagggaaacggtcccgctccccatcttcaccagagacgcgcggcgaccagaagagaccacgtcgctga
- the LOC141375541 gene encoding E3 ubiquitin-protein ligase RBBP6-like isoform X2, translating into MSCVHYRFQSRLTYDSLQFEGLNISAGELKRQIMRSKRLKFCQLKISNAQTDEEYTDDALIPKNTSVIIRRIPAAGLKSSNRRFVGHQAGRWREPSPRADPSLLSLEQLLKTENLAEAKASEEDKLKAVMYQSSLCYYSSRAAAPRPTSASGRAQGFPAASCWRWTTQTERES; encoded by the exons atgtcttgtgttcactacaggttccagagtcgactcacctacgactcgctccagtttgaaggcctcaacatcagcgcgggggagctgaagcggcagatcatgaggagcaagaggctgaagttctgccagctgaagatcagcaacgcccagactgatgaag aatacacagatgatgctctcatccctaaaaacacgtcggtcatcatcagacggatccctgcggcgggactgaagtcctcaaacagaagatttgttgg acatcaagctggacgctggcgtgaaccttcacctagagctgatccttcactcctctcactggagcagttgttgaag actgagaatctggctgaggcaaaggcgtcagaggaggacaagctgaaagcggtgatgtaccagtccagcctgtgctactactccagcag ggcagccgctccgcgccccacaagcgcatccggaagagcacagggattccccgcagcttcctgttggaggtggacgacccagaccgaaagggagtcatga